TCTCCATTACCTCTTGTTTGGCTTCTTCAAGTCCTGCTACATCGTTAAAAGTAACATTTACCTGGCTTTCTTTATCGAATAGTGTGGCTTTAGATTTTCCAATATTGAAGATCTGGCCACCGCCACCGCCTGCACCACCGCCCATACGGCGCATGATAAATATCCAGAAGCCGATAAATAATAAAACGGGAAGGATTATGGTTAAGAACCAGGAGTTAAAAGAACTCTGTTTGGTTATTTTTTGTGCCTCTACTTGTTGTAATGGAGGGATGTTTTTCTGAGAGTCTTTCAGGTCTGCGTCTAGCTTGTCAAAAGAACCTGCGTTAAAATAAACGAGAGGACCTTCACTACCGCCAAAGTTATTTCTGCTTAAGTATTGTTTATACTTGGCTTCTTTAAGCCTGTCTTTTTTAATGTATACCTCGACTTTAATTAAATCTTCATACTTGTAGGCAATTAATTTATCTACATCGCCCGGTTCCAACATTTGAGTTTCAAATGTGCGGTAAGAAATGGTTTTTGCGGTATCACCACTAAATAGGAATTGTAGTAAAATTAGTCCTAAAATAATAGCGGCGTATACCCAAAAAATATTAAACTTTGAACCTTTTTGAGGTTTCTTGGGAATATTCGGAATTCTCTTTATCAACTTGGGTTTCGTATTCGGATTCTCTTTCATTGTTAAATCAAAAGTGGGGTGAATGATTATGCGCTTTGGTAGGAAGTAGACTGGGCATCGCCCCAAAGGTCTTCTATTCCATAAAATTCGCGCTTTTCAGTTTTAAATATATGAACTACTATGTCAAAATAATCAAGAATAATCCAGTCGGCATGATCCATACCTTCTTTTCTCCATGGATTAGTTTGTGTGTTTTTATAGATTTCTTCTTCTACGCTATCGGCAATTGCTTTTACCTGGGTAGCAGAATCTGCATTGCAGATGATAAAGTAATCAGAAACAG
This is a stretch of genomic DNA from Candidatus Pedobacter colombiensis. It encodes these proteins:
- the rsfS gene encoding ribosome silencing factor; translated protein: MIKKKIGNLSTYLSEIAVHGIQEKKGHDIVRLDLRELNSSVSDYFIICNADSATQVKAIADSVEEEIYKNTQTNPWRKEGMDHADWIILDYFDIVVHIFKTEKREFYGIEDLWGDAQSTSYQSA